CTGGCGCTCGACCTCTTCCATGATCATCGTGTTCAGCCGGTCGATCAACATGCCTCGGTCGGCGGAGCCGTCGTTCAGAATCAGCTCGCGGATCCGCGCGGGGCGCGCGGACAGCATGACAAGCGTGGTGCCGATCGCCACGGCCTCCTCGATCGAGTGGGTGACGAAGAGGATCGTACGCCCGGTCTCCTTCCAGATGCGGCGGACCTCGTTCTGCATGATGCGGCGGTTCTGGGCGTCGAGGCCGCCGAAGGGCTCGTCCATCAGGAGCACGTCGGGCTCGATGGCGAGCGCGCGGGCGATGGCCGCGCGCTGGCGCATGCCGCCGCTCACGCGGCCCGGATAGTAGCCCTCGAAGCCGCCGAGCCCGGCGAGGCGGAGCTGGCGCCCCGCGACCGCCCGGCGCTCCGTCGCCGGG
This genomic interval from Candidatus Methylomirabilota bacterium contains the following:
- a CDS encoding ATP-binding cassette domain-containing protein; the protein is NGCGKTTLLRIVGGLEPATRGTVLLDGRPVVAGDAHARRVGVVFQEDRLLPWLTLEQNVALVLKPLGLPATERRAVAGRQLRLAGLGGFEGYYPGRVSGGMRQRAAIARALAIEPDVLLMDEPFGGLDAQNRRIMQNEVRRIWKETGRTILFVTHSIEEAVAIGTTLVMLSARPARIRELILNDGSADRGMLIDRLNTMIMEEVERQQGGAP